GATTTTTTTGAAGTAAATGATCATCCCCATAAATGGTAGCGCAAGCAGGTTCAAAAGGTGAATTCCGGTGGCGAGACCCAGCACATAGCTGATAAGGAGCACATACCTTTCATTCCCTGGCTCATCCGCTCTTTCAGCCCAATGCAGTATGAGCCATGCTACAAGGGCTGTGGAAAGTGTGCTCATAGCATACACCTCGGCCTCAACGGCGTTAAACCACTGGCTATCGGTAAAAGCGAAAATAAAGGCGCCGACTGCGCCGGAGCCGAAAGTGATTAATCGGTCTGCAACTGACTCAATCTTGCCGCGAAACTGACGCACAAGCTGAACGATAATGAGATAAAGAAACATGACCGACAAAGCGCTCACCAACGGCGAGATAATATTAACTCTGAAAGCAATGTCGCTGCTAAACGGCAGCATGGAGAAAATCCTGCCTATGATTAGAAAAAGTGGGCTCCCCGGAGGGTGAGGTACTCCCAGTATATAGGAAGTGGCAATGAATTCACCGCAGTCCCAATAAGAGACCGTGGGCGCCATTGTGTCAAAGTAGATGAGAAAAGTGATGGCAAAAACAGCGCCAGCCAAAAGTCTGTTTAGCTTCTCAGATGTCACTCAGTCTTTTTATCCTCATCACTATTTTCACCAGAGTCAGGCACTTCAGGTTTTTCTTCCGCATTCTCTTTTTCAGTGGAAGCTTCATCGGTGTTTATGTCCTTTTCATCTTCAGGCGATTCTTCTTCAGGAGTCTCAGGCTCAGGTTTGTTCGTCTCTTCAATGTAGTTCATTTTGAGGCCGCTGAGACTTGACTCGAGGAATTTCTCCTCATCATCTGAGAGATTCCCCGCCATCCGTTTCTTCATCATATCGATGATATCGATATAAAAACTGGCCTCTTCAAGGTTTCGCTCCATTTTTTCCGTCACGGGATTTTTCAGCTTTCCCATGGCCATCCACGCCTGCTGCGTGAACATGGTCACAACATGAATAAGAAGATGCTCGTCACCGTTTCCTTCATTTTCTGACATAACGCTTTAATGCCTTTCTAAGTGGTTGGTTTCCTTTCACTATCCTTCGTTAAAGGACTTTTGTTTAACTATATAAATTAACGAACTGAACCGTTTCCTGTCAGCCCTGGCTTTTCTGTTGGAAAAGAAGCCTGTGAACAGAGCGCCCAGGGAATTTTGCTTGCTATACTTCGCACTCAAAAGCGATACATAATACGCATCATAAGGCAGACCTCTTATATTCCTGAGCGACAGATCACACTTGTTAAGAAGCCGCTGCATGGCGGCAGGACTGAAATGAGTCAAATGACGTGGAACATCCCAAGCCGCCCACTGATCACCATAAACCTGGCAGTCGTAGGAAGTAAAGTTGGGGACACCAATGAACAGGCCTCCTTGTTCAGTGAGCTGACTACGAGCCCGGCTCAGATAAAACTCCGGATCGTGGACATGCTCAAGTGTGTGCCAAAAGGTGATGGCGTCAAATGAACCACCATTTTTCTCAAGCCAGGTTTGAGGAGACATGACATCAAGGTCGAATTGATATTTTGCAGTTTTTCGGGCGGTCTCTGATGAATCGACACAGGTCACATCCCAGCCTCCGTCCCGCATGGATGCAGCGAATTCACCGGTGCCACAACCGATGTCCAGGAGGCATCCACCCCTCACTCCAGTAAAGCGCTCTATCCAGTGACGCTTTTTCCCCAACATGATTCCTCGTACAACCTTGTAGGCAATGCCCGAAAAACTGAATCCACTGCTGGAATGGGGACGGTATTCATCCGACTCATAATAGCGGTCAATTTCATCTGGTTTAGGTACCGGAGTTGTAAGTCGAACTTCACATTTATTGCATTCCACAATGTCGAAATTTTCACCTGACACCACATAATCGCCTATGGAAAGAACCGGGCGAAGATCTAAGCAGCCGCAAAGAGTGCATCGGGTCAGAGCTTCCATCTCACCTTCAACCTATGTTTACCATTTCGAGCATTTGCTGGTAATCCCTCATAAATCTTAACCGAATTTTTTCGTTAGCGGGGTCGGTGAGATGCGAGTCAGTTTCTACAATTTTGAACGCCGCCTTCCTCGCATCACGGATGATCTGACCATCGTTTACAAGATCAGCAATCTTCCACTTGGGATAACCGTGCTGTCGAGTCCCATAAAACTCACCAGGGCCTCTTAGTTTGAGATCTTCATCAGAAATTTCAAATCCGTCAGTGGTTCTCTCCATGATGGCCAGCCGTCTTCTGGAACTCGCAGTAATGTTTCGCCGCACAAGGATACAATACCCTTTATCTAACCCTCTCCCAATTCTACCTCGAAGCTGATGAAGCTGAGTGAGCCCAAATCGTTCAGCATTTTCGATGAGCATGATGGTAGCGTTTGGAACGTCAATCCCCACTTCAATGACTGTGGTGGAAACAAGAAGTTGAATATCGTTCCCGGCAAAACGGTCCATAATATTATCTTTTTCTTCCCGTTTCATTCTACCATGTAAAAGTGCCACTTTATAATCTGAGAATTGCTTCTCAAGACGCTCAGATCCCTTCACCGCCGCTTCAAGATCCATCTTTTCAGATTCGTTAATAAGGGGATAGACCACCATACATTGCCGCCCCTTTTTCATCTCTTCCGACATGAAACTGTAAACTTTGTCTATCTTATCCTCTTCCACCACTCGCGTCGTCAATGGTTGACGGTGTTTGGGCATTTCATCGAGCATTGAAAGGTCCATGTCGCCGTGGTAAGTGATGGCCAGTGTCCGGGGTATGGGCGTGGCGGTCATGGAAAGGATATCCGGATTTTCACCTTTGCTGAGAAGCTTTCCCCGCTGA
This is a stretch of genomic DNA from Candidatus Neomarinimicrobiota bacterium. It encodes these proteins:
- a CDS encoding DUF1844 domain-containing protein; the protein is MSENEGNGDEHLLIHVVTMFTQQAWMAMGKLKNPVTEKMERNLEEASFYIDIIDMMKKRMAGNLSDDEEKFLESSLSGLKMNYIEETNKPEPETPEEESPEDEKDINTDEASTEKENAEEKPEVPDSGENSDEDKKTE
- a CDS encoding class I SAM-dependent methyltransferase; translated protein: MEALTRCTLCGCLDLRPVLSIGDYVVSGENFDIVECNKCEVRLTTPVPKPDEIDRYYESDEYRPHSSSGFSFSGIAYKVVRGIMLGKKRHWIERFTGVRGGCLLDIGCGTGEFAASMRDGGWDVTCVDSSETARKTAKYQFDLDVMSPQTWLEKNGGSFDAITFWHTLEHVHDPEFYLSRARSQLTEQGGLFIGVPNFTSYDCQVYGDQWAAWDVPRHLTHFSPAAMQRLLNKCDLSLRNIRGLPYDAYYVSLLSAKYSKQNSLGALFTGFFSNRKARADRKRFSSLIYIVKQKSFNEG